In Acidobacteriota bacterium, the genomic window CCTCATCACCGTATAGGCGATGAAACGGGAATCAGGGGAGAAGCTGAAATCGCCGCCGAATATCCCGCCGATATCCGCATCGACCAGTATCTCCGGTTTTCCTCCCTTCTTGGGGATGATGGCGATCTTCCTTTTCCCGATGTAGTAAGCGATCTTCTTCCCATCGGGCGAGAACTTGGGGTGGAACTCCTGCTCGGGCGAGTTGGTAAGCTGGGTCTCCTTTCCGGTTAGGGCATCGGCGATGAAGATATCATCGTTTCCGTTCCGCGCCGAGGTGTAGACGATGGTCCGGGAATCCGGGGCAAAGCTCACCTCCTTTTCCCTGCTCGGCGTCCTCGTGATCCGCCGTTTGTACTTCCCCTTGCTGTCCATCACGAATACCTCGCCCCGCACGATGAAGGCGATCTTCTTCCCATCGGGTGATAGGGCGAACTCGGAGACATCGTTCCCCAGTTTCTTCTTCACCACCAGGTTTTCCTTGAGGTCGCTTGCGATCTCGATCGGCACCTCGCGCGTCTTCCCGGTTTTAAGGTCGGTGGTGTAGATGCGGAAGTTGTGCTCGTATGCCAGGTACCTTCCGTTAGCCGAGATCGATGGGTTAAGCACCCCATCCTTCTTGAAGTGGGTGATCTCCCGGAGCGCTCCCTTCTCTATCCCCTTTTCCCAGATGTTATAAACACCGCGCTTCGATCTGTCGGAGGTGAAGTAGAAGGTCTTTCCATCCGGGGCGAAGAGGGGATAGGAATCGTTCCCCTCGTATTCGGTGAGCTTGCGGAGCTTCTTTGTTTTGAGATCGTAAAGCCAGATCTCTGCGCTGAAGCTTCCCCGGTATCCCTTCCGCCACCAGAAAGCGGTTGCCTCCGTTCCCTCGGTGAAGATGATGTATCTCCCATCTGGTGAGACCTTGCCGTTAGCCAGGGTGGTGAAGAAGCCGGGTATCACCCGCTTCGGTGTTCCTCCAGCCACGGGCACGAGGTAGAGACTGCTTCTGTTCTCCCGGTTCGATTGGAAGAGGATGTACTTGCCGTCCGGGGTGAACG contains:
- a CDS encoding PD40 domain-containing protein; protein product: MKRYGLVVAILMVLSSISAFPLDKAVGARYPALSPDGRYIAFSYLGDIFVVGREGGKATRITDHIAYDRSPIFSPDGKYIAFSSNRCGNYDVFIVRREGGIPRQLTFHSANDIATSFTPDGKYILFQSNRENRSSLYLVPVAGGTPKRVIPGFFTTLANGKVSPDGRYIIFTEGTEATAFWWRKGYRGSFSAEIWLYDLKTKKLRKLTEYEGNDSYPLFAPDGKTFYFTSDRSKRGVYNIWEKGIEKGALREITHFKKDGVLNPSISANGRYLAYEHNFRIYTTDLKTGKTREVPIEIASDLKENLVVKKKLGNDVSEFALSPDGKKIAFIVRGEVFVMDSKGKYKRRITRTPSREKEVSFAPDSRTIVYTSARNGNDDIFIADALTGKETQLTNSPEQEFHPKFSPDGKKIAYYIGKRKIAIIPKKGGKPEILVDADIGGIFGGDFSFSPDSRFIAYTVMR